DNA from Rubripirellula lacrimiformis:
CCCTTCGGCGATGCCTTCACTGCTGCTTCGCCGGTGTACTGTGTGTACGCCAGTGAGATCTTGGTGAAGTTCAACGCGAACGACTCGCTAGGCTTGTCGCCCATCATGCCGCTGTGGGAATAACTGGTGACGATCGGGTCGGTCAGGGTCACGACCAGGTACACCTGTGGACCGCCTTCGCCGTCGGTTTGCAGGTAGGTCAACGAGGCTTCTTCGAGGGATGCACCGGAAACGCTTTGCATGAACAGTTCCGTCGACGCGATGTCGAAATCTTTGGAACAGTGGACTTCCGAGAAAGTCGGTGCACCCGTTTCGCGTGCCGCGCTGCCCGAAGGCACGCCGACGGATCGAGAGGCACTGAACTGAGTTGATGTCAGTTTGATCTGGCCTTCGTACCCTGATGCGGCTGCGTCGCCTTTGATTTCTTTTTTAAACTTTAACAGAATCATTTGCTACTCTCACTGTGAATGATTGGGAATGATGGATGCCGAGTGCCGACCGATGTTAGGCAGCCTTGGCAGATGGCAACTTGCTGACCAAACGCAGCGAGACGGTCAAGCCTTCGAGTTGATAGTGAGGTCGCAGGAAGAACTTGGCGCTGTAGTAGCCCGGGTTTCCTTCGATCTCTTCGACAACCACTTCTGCGCCAGCCAATGGTCGGCGGGCTTTGTCCAATTCGGATGCCGTCGCCGGGTTCGTGTCGACGTATTGGCTGATCCAGTTGTTCAACCAGATTTGCATGTCCGATCGTTCTTTGAACGAACCGACCTTGTCGCGAACGATGCACTTCAAATAGTGAGCGAAGCGGCAAACGGCGAACAGGTAAGGCAGTCGGCCGGAAAGACGTGCGTTCGCGGTCGCATCATCGTCTTCGAAGATCGATGGGTTGTTCAGCGACTGGGCGCCGATGAAGGCTGCCAGGTCGCTGTTCTTTCGGAACACCAATGGCATCAGGCCGTTCTTGGCAAGTTCGGCTTCCCGGCGATCACTGATGGCGATCTCCGTGGGGCACTTCATGTCGATTCCGCCGTCGTCGGTTGGGAAGACGTGGACAGGAAGTTTCTCGACCGATCCGCCCGATTCGATGCCGCGAATTCGCGAGCACCAACCGTGCATTTTGAACGATCGGTTGATGTTGACCGCGAATGCGTAGGCGCTGTTGGACCACACATATCGGCTGTGGTCCGGGCCTGCGGTGTCCTCTTCGAACGCAAACTCTTCGACGGGGTTGGTGGCCGCACCGTAGGGTTGGCGAGCCAGGAAACGTGGCATCGTCAGGCCAACGTAACGCGAATCTTCGTCGTTGCGAAGCGAAGTCCACGACGCGTATTCGACCGTTTGGAAAATCTTGGTCAAATCGCGCGGGTTGCTCAGTTCCTGCCAGGATCCCATGTGCATCAACGACGGGCTGGCCGCGGTGATGAACGGTGCATGCGACGCGGCGCAGATCTTGGCCATTTCGCCCAACAATTCAACATCGACCGGTGTGTGGTCAAAGTAATAATCGCCGATCAGTGCGCCGTAGGGTTCGCCGCCGAACTGGCCATACTCTTCTTCGTACAGCTTCTTGAACAGCGGGCTTTGATCCCAGCCGGTGCCCTTGAACTTCTTCAGCGTCTTGTGAAGATCCTTTTTGGAGATGTTCAAGACGCGAATCTTCAACATCTCGTCGGTTTCGGTGTTATTGACCAGGTGAGAAAGTCCTCGCCACGCACCTTCAAGATTTTGGAATGCTTCGTGATGAAGGATTTCATTCATCTGCTCGGCAATCTTGCGATCGATTTCCGCGACCAGAGCTTCGATGGTTTTGATGGCGTCGCTGGAAGCAACCATTTCGGTGGTGACAAGCTGCGCGGCCAACGTGTTGACGGCGGTCGTGACTGCCAAGTTGGCTTCATCACTGCGCGGCTTGAATTCGGCTTCCAATAGCTCGGATAGGGTGTCCAGCGTGATGGCAGCAGCAGTATCTGCGGGAGCCTCTGGTGCTTCCGATTTGGTTTCGCTCATCCTTGATTCCTCTGGTCTTGTTTTGGTTTACAGGCGGCAATCGGTGGGTTGCCGTGAAGGGTATGGGGTTAGGCTGCGTCCGTTTCAGGTTTGGCCGTGTCGGTATCCAATGGCTTTTCGGTCAGTTCTTTCAGCAAGGCAGGGTCGCTGATCAGTCGCGAAACCAATTCTTCGGCTCCGGTCTTTCCGTCCATGTAGGTCACCAGGTGCGACAGTTCGGTGCGTGCGTTCAGCAGTTTTTCAAGCGGCTCGACACGTTGGGCCACGCGTCCAGGCGTGAAGTCGTCCATCGATTCAAAGGTCAGGTCGACGCTGAGGTTGCCTTCGCCGGTCAACGTGTTTGCAACTTGGAACGAAGCACGTGGCTTCATCGACTTCAATCGTTCGTCGAAATTGTCGATGTCCGTTTCCAAAAATTTGCGATTGGCAACGTCTGGCAGCGGTTCGGATGGGTTACCCGATAGGTCGGCCAATACACCCATTACGAATGGCAGTTGGACTTTCTTCTCCGAGCCGTACGTTTCCACGTCGTATTCGATTTGGACACGAGGCGGCCGATTGCGAGAGATAAACTTCTGACTGCTTTCGGACATGTGATGTACCCTTTTGCTTCTAACGTCGAGGCGCGTGAAAAAATTAGAGATTCAGTTTCTGGCGATCACTCATCGAAGTCACCCGCCAAGTTTCTTGCCTGCGCGAGCGCATCCGGTGCTAGTTCACGGATAATGCCCACGAAGTCCTGATTGATCAGTCGGCTAGCCCGACGCAACAGCAACGGCACAGGACTGGATGGTTCGTGCTGTTCGAAATATTTGATGGCCGCTTGAAGGACATGCGCGGCGTCTTCGCGAGATTCCACACGGATGCGAGTGATCTCGGGGATGGAATGATCCACGTCGTCGGGATTCCAGTCGTCTCGCACTTCTTCGCCAGATGTTGCTTGGTTGGTGTTCGAACTGACGTCCTTGATGATGGCATCGGACACCGACAGACGCTGGCGAAGTTGGTTCTTTAGGATGTCGCGACAACCTGCGACCTTGTTCATCAGTGTGCTTGCGTCCCATGCTCCTGTGCCAATCGTTTGG
Protein-coding regions in this window:
- the tssB gene encoding type VI secretion system contractile sheath small subunit, with the protein product MSESSQKFISRNRPPRVQIEYDVETYGSEKKVQLPFVMGVLADLSGNPSEPLPDVANRKFLETDIDNFDERLKSMKPRASFQVANTLTGEGNLSVDLTFESMDDFTPGRVAQRVEPLEKLLNARTELSHLVTYMDGKTGAEELVSRLISDPALLKELTEKPLDTDTAKPETDAA
- the tssC gene encoding type VI secretion system contractile sheath large subunit; this translates as MSETKSEAPEAPADTAAAITLDTLSELLEAEFKPRSDEANLAVTTAVNTLAAQLVTTEMVASSDAIKTIEALVAEIDRKIAEQMNEILHHEAFQNLEGAWRGLSHLVNNTETDEMLKIRVLNISKKDLHKTLKKFKGTGWDQSPLFKKLYEEEYGQFGGEPYGALIGDYYFDHTPVDVELLGEMAKICAASHAPFITAASPSLMHMGSWQELSNPRDLTKIFQTVEYASWTSLRNDEDSRYVGLTMPRFLARQPYGAATNPVEEFAFEEDTAGPDHSRYVWSNSAYAFAVNINRSFKMHGWCSRIRGIESGGSVEKLPVHVFPTDDGGIDMKCPTEIAISDRREAELAKNGLMPLVFRKNSDLAAFIGAQSLNNPSIFEDDDATANARLSGRLPYLFAVCRFAHYLKCIVRDKVGSFKERSDMQIWLNNWISQYVDTNPATASELDKARRPLAGAEVVVEEIEGNPGYYSAKFFLRPHYQLEGLTVSLRLVSKLPSAKAA
- a CDS encoding Hcp family type VI secretion system effector, which codes for MILLKFKKEIKGDAAASGYEGQIKLTSTQFSASRSVGVPSGSAARETGAPTFSEVHCSKDFDIASTELFMQSVSGASLEEASLTYLQTDGEGGPQVYLVVTLTDPIVTSYSHSGMMGDKPSESFALNFTKISLAYTQYTGEAAVKASPKGWNLLEQKAA